Genomic segment of Sphingopyxis lindanitolerans:
GTTTCCGCTCGGCGAGACGCGGCGCGTGTCGGGGCGGCTCGACCTTTATGGCGACATGCGCCAGATCGTCCATCCCGACCATGTTGCCGAACCGGGAGACGAGGCGGGGATCGCCGAGCATGAGCCCGTCTATCCGCTGACCGAGGGCCTGACCAACGCGCGGTTGTCGCAACTTGGCGCGATCGCGCTCGAACGACGGCCCGAGCTTGACGAATGGATCGACGCGCCCTTGCTCGCGAGTCGCGGCTGGCCGTCGTGGCGCGAGGCGATCGAGCGCGCGCATGCCAGCCCGCGCGACGAGGCGGCGCGCGACCGGCTCGCCTATGACGAGATTTTCGCCAGCCAGGTCGCGCTGATGCTGATCCGCGAAGGGCTGCGCGCGCGCAAGGGCAGGGCGATCGTCGGCGATGGGCGGCTCACCGGCGCGCTGCAACTGCCGTTCGGGCTGACCGGCGCGCAGGAACGCGTCGGGCGCGAGATCGCCGGCGACATGGCGCAGGACCGACCGATGCTGCGCATGTTGCAAGGCGATGTCGGTTCGGGAAAGACGCTCGTCGCGCTGCGCGCCATGCTGGCGGCGGTCGAGGCGGGAACGCAGGCGGCGCTGCTCGCGCCGACTGAAATATTGGCGCGCCAGCATTTCGCGACCCTGCAGCGCATGCTCGGCGGCTTGCCGGTGAATCTCGCGATCCTGACCGGGCGCGACAAGGGGAAGGCCCGCGAATCGACGCTAATGGGCCTTGCCGACGGCAGCATCGACATATTGGTCGGGACGCACGCGATCTTTCAGCAAGCGGTGGCGTATCGCGATCTGTCGCTCGTCGTCGTCGATGAGCAGCACCGCTTCGGCGTCGCGCAGCGGCTGATGCTGACCGCGAAGGCCAACCGGCCCCCGCACCTGCTGGTGATGACCGCGACCCCGATCCCGCGCACGCTCCAGCTTGCCAATCATGGCGAGATGGACGTGTCGCAGATCGACGAGATGCCGCCGGGGCGGACCCCGGTCGATACGCGCGTCGTCTCGATCGAACGGCTCGATGAAGTGGTGGGCTCGCTGGACCGTCATCTTTCGGCGGGCGCGCAAGCCTATTGGGTGTGTCCGCTCGTCGCCGAGAGCGAGGGGAGCGAACTCGCCGCGGCGGAGGAGCGCGCGGCGCTGCTTCGCGCGCGGCTCGGCGAGCATCGCGTCGGGCTGGTCCACGGGCGGATGAAGGGGGCCGAGAAGGATGACGTCATGGCGCGCTTCCAGGCGGGCGAGATCGGCGTTCTGGTCGCGACGACGGTGATCGAGGTCGGGGTCGACGTTCCCGCCGCGAGCCTGATGATCGTCGAACATGCGGAGAATTTCGGGCTGGCGCAGCTCCACCAATTGCGCGGCCGCGTCGGGCGCGGCGCGGCGAAGTCGGTATGCCTGCTGCTCCGCTCGCAGTCTCTCTCCCAAACCGCGCGCGAACGGCTGGCGCTGATGCGCGAGACGAACGATGGCTTCGTGATCGCCGAAAAGGATTTGGAATTGCGCGGCGGCGGCGAATTGCTGGGGCTCAAGCAATCGGGCGACGCCGACTATCGCGTAGCGACGCCTGAACAATTGGTGCGCCTGTTACCGGTGGCGCACGACGACGCGCGGCTGTTCGTCGAACGCGACGGCGGCATGGAGGGGGTGCGCGGCGAGGCGGTGCGCCTCTGTCTCTATCTGTTCGAACGCGATGCGGCGGTGCCGTTGCTGCGGAGTGGATAAAGGACTCCCCTCCCGCAGGCGGGAGGGGTTGGGGGTGGGCCAGCACCGTTTCAGGTGCCCACCCCGCTGCGACTAACGAGCGAGCTCGCAAGTCCCGCTGCCCCTCCCGCAAGCGGGAGGGGGGGTCGGCTTATGCGTTCAACCCGGGTTTCAGTTCACATCCGCGCGCGCGCCCATCGCGCGGATCATCGGCAGATAATCCTCGGCGGCGATCGATTTTTCGAATTGCACGCCGGTTTTGCCGCCGAGCGACCAGATCACCTTTGCCGCTGTGCGTCCGATGATCGGCATGCGGAAGACGACGAGGTCGCCGATCTCCAGCCCGCGTTCATAGCGCATCAGCAGGCCGTCGGCGCTGATATTGACGCAGGTGCACATTTCCTGCCGCCCGTCGGGCAGCACGAACGGCAGCCGACAATAGACGTCGCTACGCGGGGCAATTCGCTGGTCGAGCCCGACATAATGGGCCTTGCTGGTGTCAATCTTACGCATACGTCCCGGACCTTTGTGGTTTGCGACAGATCGTTCTACGCGATTGCTGAAGAATCGGTAAATGCTCTTTGCCGCATCAGCGGGTCACGAGGCCGTGTTTCTTCGATCCCAGGCTGACCGGAACATCGGTGTCGACGGGCTGAATCCGATATTGCGGATCGCGGATCACGGCCCCGTCGATCCTGACCGCGCCCTCGTCGAGCTTGCGCCGCGCTTCCTTGTTCGACGCCGCGAAGCCGAGTTCGCGCAGCGCATCGACGATCGTGATGCCATCGGCGCCCGCGTTCGCCTGCGGCAGATCTCCACCAATCTGCCCCTTTTCAAAGGTTTGCGTCGCAGTCTCGGCGGCAGTCTTTGCGGCGTCGGCGCCGCGGCACAGCGCGGTCGCCTCGTTCGCGAGGATCTTCTTCGCCTCGTTGATCTCGGCGCCTTCGAGCGCTTCGAGGCGCGCGATCTCGTCGAGCGGCAGGTCGGTGAACAGCTTCAGGAACTTGCCGACGTCGCGGTCGTCGCAGTTGCGCCAATATTGCCAGTAATCGAAATGAGGCAGCTGTCCCGAATTGAGCCACACGGCGCCCGCCGCGGTCTTGCCCATTTTGGCACCCGCCGCCGTCGTCAGCAGCGGAGTCGTCAAACCATAGAGGTCCGCGCCGTCCATCCGGCGGCCAAGCTCCATTCCGTTGACGATGTTGCCCCACTGGTCCGACCCGCCCATCTGAAGCCGCACGCCGCGCTCCTTCGACAGGTGGCGGAAGTCGTATCCCTGGAGGATCATATAGTTGAATTCGAGGAAGGTCATCGGCTGTTCGCGATCGAGCCGCAGCTTGACCGAATCGAAGGTCATCATGCGGTTGATCGTGAAATGGGTGCCGACTTCCTGGAGCAATTCGATATAGCCCAGCTTGCCGAGCCAGTCCTGGTTGTCGACCATCACCGCATCGGTCGGACCGTCGCCAAAGGTCAGGAAATGCTGGAAGATGCTGAAGATCGACGCGATGTTCGCGGCGATCGTCTCGTCCGACAGCATCTTGCGGCTTTCGTCGCGCCCCGTGGGGTCGCCGATCCTCGTCGTGCCGCCGCCCATCAGCACGACGGGCTTGTGCCCCGTCTGTTGCAGGCGGCGCAGCATCATGATCTGGACGAGGCTGCCGACGTGCAGGCTCGGCGCGGTCGCGTCGAAACCGATATATCCCGGGACGACCTGCTTCGCGGCGAGCGCATCGAGCCCTTCCGCATCGGTCATCTGATGGATATAGCCTCGCTCGTCGAGCAGGCGCAGCAGGTCGGATTTATGGTTGGTCATGGCGGCCGGGCGCTTAGCATGAGGTTTGCGATTTGGATAGCATGTGCAGGGAACTGATCTGCCACCCCGACACGCCTGCAAGGGCCGTGCGGTCGATCGTGGTCCAAGTGGAGTTGTCGTTCGATGATGGCTTCGCCTTGAACTTCGTCGTCGATGGAGAGATTGGCGCGATCGTGCTGCCGCGAGGTGAGGGCGAACTGGTCATCGCCGACAGCGGGGCCGACGGGCTTTGGCAGAGTACCTGCTTCGAGGCTTTCCTGACCGAAGAAGGCCAGCCCGACTATACCGAGTTCAACTATGCCCCCGACGGCCGCTGGGCCTGTTACCAGTTCGACGATTATCGCTCGCTGCTGCGCGCCGACCAGCTTGCCCCTTGGCGGATGGAGGCCGAGCGGAGCGCTGATAGCTATGCGCTGCGCATCGAGCCGGGGATTTTCCCCGACAAGGGCTCGAAGCTCGCGCTGTCGGCGGTGATCGAGGAGGTCGACGGCGCCAAAAGCTATTGGGCACTATGCCATCCGCCCGGAAAGCCCGACTTCCATCATCCCGATTGCTTTAGGGTGACACTTGGGGCACCCGACGCGGCATGACGATCCTGTTCGGCATCGACCGCCTGCTCGCCGATCCCGCGCTTCGCGCTCCGCTGGAGGGAAAGCGCGTCGCGTTGCTCGCGCATCCGGCCTCGGTCACTGCCGACCTGACGCACAGCCTCGACGCGCTCGTCGCGGCGGGGGTGAATCTCAGCGCGGTGTTCGGCCCGCAGCACGGCGTGCGCGGCGACCTTCAGGACAATATGATGGAGTCGCCCGACTTCACCGATCCGACCTATGGCATGCCGGTGTTCAGCCTCTATGGAGAGGTGCGGCGGCCGAGCGGCCAGTCGATGCACAGTTTCGACGTGATGCTCGTCGACCTTCAGGATCTTGGCTGCCGCATCTACACCTATGTCACGACCCTGCTCTACATCCTCGAAGCCGCGGCGGCGCATGGCAAGGCGGTGTGGGTGCTCGACCGGCCGAACCCGGCGGGGCGTCCGGTCGAAGGGACGCGGCTGCGCGCCGGTTGGGAAAGCTTCGTCGGCGCGGGGCCGATGGCGATGCGTCACGGGCTGACGATGGGCGAGATGGGGCATTGGTTCCTCCGCCATTTCGGCCTCGACGTCGACTATCGCGTGATCGGGATGGAAGGGTGGCAGCCCGATGGCCCCGGCTTCGGCTGGCCCACCGACCGCGTCTGGATCAACCCCAGCCCCAATGCCGCGAACGTCAATATGGCGCGCGCCTATGCGGGGACCGTGATGGTCGAGGGCGCGACCTTGAGCGAGGGCAGGGGAACGACGCGCCCGCTCGAACTGTTTGGCGCGCCCGACATCGACGCCAAGGCGGTGATCGCCGAAATGCACCGGATCGCGCCCGAATGGCTCGCGGGGTGCAAGCTCCGCGATATCTGGTTCCAGCCGACCTTTCACAAGCATGCCGGGCAGCTCAACAACGGTGTCCATATCCATGCCGAGGGGGCGTGGTACGATCACGCGGCGTTCCGCCCGTGGCGGGTGCAGGCGCTGGGGTTCAAGGCGATCCGCAGCCTCTATCCCGATTATCCGATCTGGCGCGGCACGGATTTCCAATATGAATATACCGACGATGTGCTCGCGATCGACGTGATCAACGGCGGGCCGGATTTGCGCCTATGGGTCGACGATGCGGGCGCGGCGCCGGGCGACCTCGACGCCCTGGCGCTGCCCGACGAGGCGGGATGGCGCGATGAGATTGGGGATTTGCTGATTTATCGATAAGGGGGATGGCGATGCTGAGGGGGAGACGATGTCTTGCGGTGGTCGCTGGTGCGACCCTCGCGTTTCCGATTGCGGGTTGCGCGGCCAAGGAGCCCGCTGCCTATGTGGAGCGTGAGGTCATCACGCTGCCTATTCCAGGCGGGACCGATTACGAAAGTCTGAAGCAATCCGATCGCTATATCGTCGACTTGCTTCGGAAAAGAGCGACGGAAGAGGCACGCGACGCCAAATATCAGCCGCAGGTTGGCAGTTATAGCATGTTTCCTGCCGACTCTTCGCGCCCGTGGGTCGTTATTGGCGCGGTAACACCCAGCAAGGGCGTGTTCTACGCGAGGCCCTACGGCCATTATGCAACGCTCGACGATTATAATCATGGCCGGATCGAGCAGCGCAACGGCAAGATCGACGTGTGCCGAATGGAAATCCAATGGGACCGGCTTCCGGGCGGGCCGGTAGCGCCGGGGATGATCTGGGTGGGCATGTCCATGTCGGGCGTCGATTGTCAGCCGCCGACGACTGAACAACTGGCCATGCTGGACGAATGGAAGACCCGCAAGGCGAAACCGGATTATACCGTTGAAGGCAGGACTTCGGATGGCAAGATAAACGTCTCGCTGTTCCGGGAAATTCGGCCGAAACGGTGGGTCTACAGGCCCTTCGATGCCGTTGCGGCTTCGACCAAAATCATGGAAGCCGGTGACGGTGTGAAATGGGCAATACCCTTGATCGACGATAGCCGAACCGCATCGGTCGTCGCGACGCGGCGTGGGCGATTGTTAGTCTATTTTGCTGACCCGTCTTACGCGAGCGCGCGCGACTTCGAGAAGCTGATGTGCGTTGCCGATGGGCTGTCATGGGCGGAGGTTGCGACAGAGCCCCGTACGCCCGGTATGCGGACCGCCCGCCGCCTTTGCGGCGATCTTTTCAACCAATATGAGAAACGTTACTTCGAAGAGTTGGAGCGCGAATTTAAGGATGCGCCGCCTGACATCCAATCGATCCCGATGACGCCCCGAAACTGACGGACGATTGACGATGCAGCGTAGGCATTTCCTCGGTACGGCAGCGCTCAGCGGGATCGCTGCGACCTTGCCTGCCTCCGTGTTCGCAGCGGACACCGCGAACCTCCCCAACCTCGCCGCCAAGGCGGTGCCGATCGGGACGGACGAGCGTAGAACGCGGATCGCCAAGGCGAAGGAGTTGATGCGCGCAAACGATATCGGGGCGCTGCTGATCGAGCCGGGGTCGAGCCTGATCTATTTCACCGGGGTCGAATGGTGGCGGAGCGAGCGGCTGACCGCCGCGGTGCTGACCCGCGAGGGTGAGATTGCGATCGTCACGCCTTTCTTTGAGGAACCGTCGGTGCGCGAAACGCTGGGCGTTTCGGCCGAGGTGTTGACCTGGAACGAGGATGAAAATCCGCTCGCGGCGGTCGCGGCCTGGCTCGGCAAGCGCGGGCTCGCCAAGGGACGGATCGGGGTCGAGGAGACGGTGCGTTATTTCGCTGTCGACGGCTTGCAAAAGGGGATGCCGAGCGCGACGGTGGTCAACGGCGCGCCAGTCGTGCGCGGCTGCCGGATGCACAAGTCGGCGGCCGAAATCGCGCTGATGCAGATCGCCAACGACATCACCGTCGCCGCCTATCGCCACACCGCGCCGCGCATCGAGGCGGGGATGACGCCCGCCGACATCGGCGCGATCATGCGCGCCGCGACCGTCGCGCTCGGCGGCAACAGCGAGTTCGAGCTGATCCTGCTCGGCGAGGCGAGCGCCTATCCGCATGGGTCAGGCAAGCCGCAGACGGTGCGGAATGGCGAGGTCGTGCTGATGGATTGCGGCGCGACGGTGCACGGCTATCAGTCCGACATTTCGCGGACCTTCGTCTATGGCAAGGCGTCCCCGCGCCAGCGGCAGGTGTGGGACGAGATGCGCAAGGGGCAGGATGTCGCCTTCGCCGCGGCGAAGCTCGGCACACCGGCGGGGCAGGTCGACGACG
This window contains:
- the recG gene encoding ATP-dependent DNA helicase RecG, with amino-acid sequence MRPEILNPLFAALTDLKGVGPQLAKPLTRLGLERVVDVLFHLPTGLISRIPVERLDEAQAGQTIIVELTAQDYRSGRSPRAPFGVEAFDRAGDHVRLVYFGRTSGLARKLFPLGETRRVSGRLDLYGDMRQIVHPDHVAEPGDEAGIAEHEPVYPLTEGLTNARLSQLGAIALERRPELDEWIDAPLLASRGWPSWREAIERAHASPRDEAARDRLAYDEIFASQVALMLIREGLRARKGRAIVGDGRLTGALQLPFGLTGAQERVGREIAGDMAQDRPMLRMLQGDVGSGKTLVALRAMLAAVEAGTQAALLAPTEILARQHFATLQRMLGGLPVNLAILTGRDKGKARESTLMGLADGSIDILVGTHAIFQQAVAYRDLSLVVVDEQHRFGVAQRLMLTAKANRPPHLLVMTATPIPRTLQLANHGEMDVSQIDEMPPGRTPVDTRVVSIERLDEVVGSLDRHLSAGAQAYWVCPLVAESEGSELAAAEERAALLRARLGEHRVGLVHGRMKGAEKDDVMARFQAGEIGVLVATTVIEVGVDVPAASLMIVEHAENFGLAQLHQLRGRVGRGAAKSVCLLLRSQSLSQTARERLALMRETNDGFVIAEKDLELRGGGELLGLKQSGDADYRVATPEQLVRLLPVAHDDARLFVERDGGMEGVRGEAVRLCLYLFERDAAVPLLRSG
- a CDS encoding PilZ domain-containing protein, whose product is MRKIDTSKAHYVGLDQRIAPRSDVYCRLPFVLPDGRQEMCTCVNISADGLLMRYERGLEIGDLVVFRMPIIGRTAAKVIWSLGGKTGVQFEKSIAAEDYLPMIRAMGARADVN
- the tyrS gene encoding tyrosine--tRNA ligase; this encodes MTNHKSDLLRLLDERGYIHQMTDAEGLDALAAKQVVPGYIGFDATAPSLHVGSLVQIMMLRRLQQTGHKPVVLMGGGTTRIGDPTGRDESRKMLSDETIAANIASIFSIFQHFLTFGDGPTDAVMVDNQDWLGKLGYIELLQEVGTHFTINRMMTFDSVKLRLDREQPMTFLEFNYMILQGYDFRHLSKERGVRLQMGGSDQWGNIVNGMELGRRMDGADLYGLTTPLLTTAAGAKMGKTAAGAVWLNSGQLPHFDYWQYWRNCDDRDVGKFLKLFTDLPLDEIARLEALEGAEINEAKKILANEATALCRGADAAKTAAETATQTFEKGQIGGDLPQANAGADGITIVDALRELGFAASNKEARRKLDEGAVRIDGAVIRDPQYRIQPVDTDVPVSLGSKKHGLVTR
- a CDS encoding DOMON-like domain-containing protein, whose translation is MCRELICHPDTPARAVRSIVVQVELSFDDGFALNFVVDGEIGAIVLPRGEGELVIADSGADGLWQSTCFEAFLTEEGQPDYTEFNYAPDGRWACYQFDDYRSLLRADQLAPWRMEAERSADSYALRIEPGIFPDKGSKLALSAVIEEVDGAKSYWALCHPPGKPDFHHPDCFRVTLGAPDAA
- a CDS encoding exo-beta-N-acetylmuramidase NamZ domain-containing protein, which translates into the protein MLFGIDRLLADPALRAPLEGKRVALLAHPASVTADLTHSLDALVAAGVNLSAVFGPQHGVRGDLQDNMMESPDFTDPTYGMPVFSLYGEVRRPSGQSMHSFDVMLVDLQDLGCRIYTYVTTLLYILEAAAAHGKAVWVLDRPNPAGRPVEGTRLRAGWESFVGAGPMAMRHGLTMGEMGHWFLRHFGLDVDYRVIGMEGWQPDGPGFGWPTDRVWINPSPNAANVNMARAYAGTVMVEGATLSEGRGTTRPLELFGAPDIDAKAVIAEMHRIAPEWLAGCKLRDIWFQPTFHKHAGQLNNGVHIHAEGAWYDHAAFRPWRVQALGFKAIRSLYPDYPIWRGTDFQYEYTDDVLAIDVINGGPDLRLWVDDAGAAPGDLDALALPDEAGWRDEIGDLLIYR
- a CDS encoding M24 family metallopeptidase; amino-acid sequence: MQRRHFLGTAALSGIAATLPASVFAADTANLPNLAAKAVPIGTDERRTRIAKAKELMRANDIGALLIEPGSSLIYFTGVEWWRSERLTAAVLTREGEIAIVTPFFEEPSVRETLGVSAEVLTWNEDENPLAAVAAWLGKRGLAKGRIGVEETVRYFAVDGLQKGMPSATVVNGAPVVRGCRMHKSAAEIALMQIANDITVAAYRHTAPRIEAGMTPADIGAIMRAATVALGGNSEFELILLGEASAYPHGSGKPQTVRNGEVVLMDCGATVHGYQSDISRTFVYGKASPRQRQVWDEMRKGQDVAFAAAKLGTPAGQVDDAVRAFYQNLGWGPGYRLPGTSHRTGHGIGLDGHEPVNLVHGETTKLAPGMCFSNEPGLYIPGAFGIRIEDCFHMTETGPKWFSEPPPSIDQPFA